In one Brevibacillus composti genomic region, the following are encoded:
- a CDS encoding DNA alkylation repair protein: MEKSLKQRLRELADEDYRKFSASLLPTIDNVLGVRLPELRKLAKTIAKGEWRRYLEQAESDYFEEVMLQGMVIGYAQADIEEILQAVANFVPKIDNWSVCDSFCAGLKMTRTNKRRVWEFLQPYLTSEREYEVRFAVVMLLIYYVEDDCLEDILQRLDIIRHEGYYAKMAVAWAISICFVRAPERTMRYLGDNRLDTFTYNKALQKITESHRVDAETKKAIRRMKRKQTDCIE; this comes from the coding sequence GTGGAAAAATCGCTCAAGCAACGGCTGCGGGAGTTGGCCGATGAAGACTATCGAAAGTTCTCGGCATCACTGCTGCCCACGATCGACAACGTCCTGGGCGTGCGGCTGCCGGAGCTGCGCAAACTGGCAAAAACGATCGCCAAGGGAGAGTGGCGCCGCTATCTGGAGCAGGCCGAGAGCGACTATTTTGAGGAAGTGATGCTGCAGGGGATGGTGATCGGCTATGCCCAGGCGGATATAGAGGAGATATTGCAAGCCGTCGCCAATTTTGTGCCCAAAATCGATAATTGGTCGGTATGCGACAGCTTTTGCGCCGGCTTGAAGATGACCCGGACGAATAAGCGGCGGGTGTGGGAGTTTTTGCAGCCTTACCTGACGTCGGAGCGGGAGTACGAGGTTCGCTTTGCTGTGGTCATGCTGCTGATCTATTACGTGGAAGACGATTGTCTCGAAGACATCCTGCAGCGGCTGGACATCATCCGGCACGAGGGCTATTACGCGAAAATGGCGGTGGCCTGGGCCATCTCGATCTGCTTTGTGCGGGCACCGGAGCGGACCATGCGCTACCTGGGCGACAATCGCCTCGACACCTTCACCTACAACAAAGCGCTGCAAAAGATCACAGAATCCCACCGGGTGGACGCCGAGACGAAAAAGGCGATCCGCCGCATGAAAAGAAAGCAGACCGATTGCATAGAATAG
- a CDS encoding DNA-3-methyladenine glycosylase family protein, translating to MPKVRTKSYDYGQTEIDSLTAADPVMGEALTRLGRLERVVIPDLFAALIHAMVGQLISAKAAQTIWERLQDRCGEMTAQRLAGLSADEIQRCGMTMKKAVSIHNIARLVAQGDVHLDELRDMSDQEVIAKLTALPGVGRWTAEMLLIHSLERPDVVSWGDIAIRRGMMKPYGLETLTKEQFDRFRQRYSPHGTVASIYLWEISFE from the coding sequence GTGCCAAAGGTAAGAACCAAATCCTACGACTACGGCCAGACGGAGATCGACTCGCTGACAGCCGCCGATCCCGTGATGGGGGAAGCCCTGACTCGCCTGGGCAGGTTGGAGCGTGTCGTCATTCCCGATCTCTTCGCGGCATTGATCCATGCGATGGTCGGCCAGCTGATCTCGGCCAAGGCGGCCCAGACGATCTGGGAGCGGCTCCAGGATCGTTGCGGAGAAATGACGGCGCAGCGGCTGGCCGGACTGTCCGCTGACGAAATACAGCGCTGCGGCATGACGATGAAAAAAGCGGTCAGCATCCACAACATCGCCCGTCTCGTCGCACAAGGCGATGTTCATTTGGACGAACTGCGAGACATGTCCGATCAGGAGGTGATCGCCAAGCTGACGGCGCTGCCCGGTGTCGGCAGATGGACGGCTGAAATGCTGCTGATTCATTCCCTGGAGCGTCCCGATGTGGTCAGCTGGGGCGATATCGCGATACGGCGCGGCATGATGAAGCCATACGGCCTCGAGACACTGACGAAAGAGCAGTTTGACCGCTTCCGGCAGAGATATTCGCCGCACGGGACGGTTGCTTCCATCTATCTGTGGGAAATTTCTTTTGAATGA
- a CDS encoding TetR/AcrR family transcriptional regulator — MPKIVDHTERKIHIAEATWRVILNQGMRGATVRNIAEEAGLSLGALRHYFSSQHELLAFAMNLVKERAIARVEAITRCDLPPKEKVVRILLELVPVDEDKMAEMEVWFAFVFHRKYNEESFAEVDDGLHAGIGKLIQFIDSLELLRHDVDKEIESERLYALVDGLALHAMLDPRRLDQERIVQVLTHHIDSICRD; from the coding sequence ATGCCAAAAATTGTGGATCATACGGAAAGAAAAATTCATATTGCCGAAGCGACCTGGCGCGTCATCCTGAATCAAGGGATGAGAGGAGCGACTGTGCGAAACATCGCCGAAGAAGCCGGTTTGTCTCTCGGGGCCTTGCGCCACTACTTCTCTTCCCAGCATGAGCTGCTTGCCTTTGCCATGAATCTCGTCAAGGAGCGGGCCATTGCGCGGGTCGAGGCGATCACCAGATGCGATTTGCCGCCAAAGGAAAAGGTCGTACGGATCCTGCTGGAGCTCGTGCCCGTGGATGAGGACAAAATGGCTGAAATGGAGGTATGGTTCGCCTTTGTCTTTCACCGCAAATACAACGAAGAATCATTTGCCGAGGTGGATGACGGACTGCATGCGGGGATCGGCAAGCTGATCCAATTCATAGACAGCCTTGAATTGCTCCGGCATGATGTGGACAAAGAGATCGAATCCGAGCGGCTGTATGCGTTGGTCGACGGATTGGCCTTGCACGCGATGCTCGACCCCCGGCGTTTGGACCAGGAGCGCATCGTCCAGGTCCTCACTCACCATATCGATTCGATTTGCCGAGATTGA
- a CDS encoding TipAS antibiotic-recognition domain-containing protein: MREQNEHLKQAYDFDLLESVQIDSEAMNEMASQAAVFMSEMGRALKAGVKHTDEHVFDAIRSHLAFLNQQGHSLSAADFALQTRFFLEDDFHLRMLEGQQTGLAYYLAAAADAYASS; encoded by the coding sequence TTGCGGGAGCAAAACGAACATCTGAAACAAGCATACGACTTTGACTTGCTTGAATCTGTTCAGATTGACAGCGAGGCTATGAACGAAATGGCATCCCAAGCAGCTGTCTTTATGAGTGAGATGGGGAGGGCATTGAAAGCAGGGGTCAAACACACGGATGAGCACGTCTTCGATGCGATCCGCAGCCATCTGGCATTCCTGAACCAGCAGGGGCATTCACTGTCTGCTGCGGATTTCGCATTGCAAACGCGCTTTTTCCTGGAGGATGACTTTCATTTGCGTATGCTGGAAGGCCAGCAAACGGGATTGGCTTACTATCTCGCGGCTGCAGCCGATGCGTATGCGAGCAGCTAA
- a CDS encoding SRPBCC domain-containing protein, with the protein MLIRAQGQTFAMERIFDAPRELVFQAFSQAEHLKNWWGPRGWTLPVSDLDFRPGGTWHYCMKCVDPNQGDFYGFESWGKSVYHEIVEGEKIVYIDYFSDAEGNESKEFPSSKTTLRFFDYQGKTKVVSETLYDTPEALKTVIDMGMEQGITETWDRLAEHLQSVQ; encoded by the coding sequence ATGCTGATCCGCGCGCAGGGACAGACCTTTGCGATGGAGCGTATCTTCGATGCACCACGGGAGCTCGTCTTTCAAGCCTTTTCGCAAGCCGAGCACTTGAAAAATTGGTGGGGGCCACGAGGGTGGACGCTTCCTGTCAGCGATCTGGATTTCCGTCCGGGCGGGACTTGGCATTATTGCATGAAATGCGTTGATCCGAACCAAGGGGATTTCTACGGCTTCGAATCTTGGGGCAAATCGGTCTATCATGAAATCGTCGAAGGGGAAAAAATCGTCTACATCGACTACTTCTCGGACGCAGAAGGAAATGAATCGAAAGAGTTTCCTTCCAGCAAGACCACCCTGCGCTTCTTCGATTATCAGGGCAAGACCAAAGTCGTCAGCGAAACGCTCTACGATACCCCGGAAGCACTGAAGACTGTCATCGATATGGGGATGGAGCAAGGCATCACAGAAACCTGGGATCGTCTCGCCGAGCATCTGCAGTCCGTTCAATAA
- a CDS encoding helix-turn-helix domain-containing protein, with the protein MDLLFTKINEDDKIFKNHKLGGGRMTVPEVLSYTTIGELIQKYRKEANLTLSEVANRARLNKGVISKIENGDTRRPGLKTTKAIARALQIPFEEMIEPYLKIEQRVEVLHEILLEAIERSNLSFISKIALQILQSPQQDSYSALQLLYTTADRISAVDVKILLYNTIVKYARERGIPQYIAKGLLQSYLIERRDFFRLEDTFQHGEEITHYVDFLSPEQRVVFYYRMALHAHNIKKYEKCISYSQAGFMEDRSTSELKARAYLAMINSFSRLGHYDAVEEHLKEFETYEYDFVMESTMITRAVTKARKKEFEAAIPLLQACRRELSRDNRIHVVNELFDIYWQLGEKDACAAIIKEEPEILPEAPETPYKHRSLGRYYRQKANYLMSTGQADQGMESYCLSLQEFGAVRAWEEIHACMNEILSHFIKNSKFINFRYVEALYNVYNRIGGKN; encoded by the coding sequence ATGGATCTTCTATTCACAAAAATAAATGAAGATGATAAAATTTTTAAAAACCATAAATTGGGAGGTGGGCGGATGACGGTACCAGAGGTGCTATCTTACACAACGATAGGCGAGCTGATCCAGAAATACCGGAAAGAGGCGAACCTGACGTTGTCTGAGGTGGCAAATCGGGCAAGACTCAACAAGGGCGTCATCTCCAAAATCGAAAACGGCGATACCCGGCGCCCTGGATTGAAGACGACAAAAGCGATTGCCCGCGCGCTTCAAATCCCATTTGAAGAAATGATTGAACCTTATCTCAAAATCGAGCAGAGGGTAGAAGTGCTGCACGAAATACTCCTGGAAGCCATCGAACGATCCAATCTTTCCTTCATCTCCAAGATCGCTTTGCAAATCTTGCAATCCCCGCAACAAGATTCCTACTCGGCCCTGCAGCTTCTATACACTACAGCGGATCGCATTTCCGCAGTGGATGTCAAAATCCTCCTGTACAACACGATCGTCAAATATGCGAGAGAACGGGGAATTCCGCAGTATATCGCCAAAGGCCTGCTGCAATCGTATCTGATCGAACGTCGAGACTTCTTCCGTTTGGAAGACACTTTTCAACATGGAGAGGAAATTACGCATTACGTAGATTTTCTATCCCCGGAACAAAGAGTCGTCTTTTACTATCGGATGGCCCTGCATGCCCATAATATAAAAAAATACGAGAAATGTATTTCCTATAGCCAGGCGGGATTCATGGAAGATCGCAGCACCAGCGAGTTGAAAGCCAGAGCCTATTTGGCGATGATTAACTCGTTTTCGCGGCTCGGCCATTATGATGCGGTGGAAGAACATCTGAAGGAATTTGAAACGTATGAGTACGACTTCGTTATGGAATCTACGATGATCACCCGTGCTGTAACCAAAGCAAGAAAAAAAGAGTTCGAGGCCGCGATTCCTCTTCTGCAAGCCTGCAGGCGCGAACTTAGCCGGGATAACCGCATTCACGTGGTAAATGAGCTATTCGATATTTATTGGCAATTAGGAGAGAAAGACGCCTGTGCGGCGATCATTAAAGAGGAACCGGAAATACTGCCTGAAGCGCCGGAAACCCCTTATAAACATCGTTCACTCGGCAGGTACTACCGGCAAAAAGCAAACTATCTGATGAGCACGGGACAGGCGGATCAAGGGATGGAGAGCTACTGCCTGAGCTTGCAGGAATTTGGAGCGGTGCGTGCATGGGAAGAGATTCATGCCTGTATGAATGAGATTTTGTCCCATTTTATAAAAAATTCCAAATTTATAAATTTTAGGTATGTAGAAGCCCTCTATAATGTGTATAATAGGATTGGTGGTAAAAATTGA
- a CDS encoding class I adenylate-forming enzyme family protein, with amino-acid sequence MSDVPALLTRLRLLRCQAAYIATPLYHGYGIAILLLCIALGKKVVLTPGFSPAKACALIQEHAVDIVTVVPTMLAKMLKQDAAALKSLSCIASGGATLSPKLVAEVFGKLGPVLYNLYGTSEAGLNLIATPQDLQAASQTIGKKISSARLQVRDHRGNKLGVGEIGQICIKNRWSMRNWDGSWIETGDLGYRDERGYYFLCGRTDEMIVSGGVNVYPLEVEQMLSQHPLVEDVAVIGVPDEMYGQRLRAFVQPVPHADASAEALLDWLRPRVARHQLPREIVFVDRISYTHAGKRDKKRLRQTGE; translated from the coding sequence ATGAGCGATGTACCCGCGCTGCTGACGAGGCTGCGTCTGCTGCGCTGCCAAGCGGCCTACATCGCGACGCCGCTCTATCACGGCTATGGCATCGCGATTCTGCTGTTATGCATCGCCCTGGGCAAAAAAGTCGTGCTCACCCCCGGCTTTTCCCCCGCAAAGGCATGCGCTCTCATCCAGGAGCATGCTGTCGATATCGTCACCGTCGTCCCCACCATGCTGGCCAAGATGCTAAAGCAAGATGCCGCGGCGTTAAAGTCGCTTTCCTGCATCGCATCAGGCGGGGCAACGCTGAGTCCCAAGCTGGTGGCCGAGGTGTTCGGCAAATTAGGCCCAGTCTTGTACAACTTGTACGGGACGTCGGAAGCGGGCTTGAATCTCATCGCGACGCCCCAGGATTTGCAGGCTGCCTCGCAGACGATCGGCAAAAAGATCAGCAGTGCCCGGCTGCAGGTGCGGGATCATCGCGGGAATAAGCTGGGCGTCGGTGAGATCGGTCAAATTTGCATCAAAAACAGATGGTCCATGCGGAATTGGGATGGCTCCTGGATCGAGACAGGGGATTTGGGCTACCGGGATGAGCGCGGGTACTATTTTTTATGCGGACGCACGGATGAGATGATTGTATCTGGCGGTGTGAATGTCTACCCGCTGGAGGTGGAGCAGATGCTCAGCCAGCATCCGCTGGTGGAGGATGTGGCTGTGATCGGCGTACCGGATGAGATGTATGGGCAAAGGCTGAGAGCGTTCGTGCAGCCCGTTCCCCACGCGGACGCAAGCGCGGAGGCACTCTTGGACTGGCTGCGCCCCAGAGTGGCGAGGCATCAGCTGCCGAGAGAGATCGTCTTCGTCGACCGGATCTCCTATACGCACGCAGGGAAGCGGGACAAGAAGCGGCTGCGGCAAACAGGGGAATGA
- the istA gene encoding IS21 family transposase, with amino-acid sequence MLQMANYEFIRKQHFLLGKSIRQISRETGYSRQVIRKALTSTEIPVYQLSKPKPKPVIDFVKPIILEWLRQDEQAPPKQRHTAKRIYQRLVDEHGFTGGESTVRRYVRELRVSPPKAFVPLDFPPGRFAQFDWGEVTVHLQGKQVKVQVFCMRCTYSRKIFIKTFAHQKQEALLQGHVDAFEFFGAVPQVITYDNLTTAVKKVLEGKNREEQERFIQLRAHYLFESYFCDPGKGHQKGQVENLVQFAQRQFFTPVPSVSSLEELNQILLEKCISYENTTVPRSSLTVGEAFVQELPIMLPLPPRPLDCFRVVPVKSNTLSMIHIEKNAYSVPVSYASTQLACRVFAEKIEVYHGKSLIATHERCLEKGKEILQYDHYLDLLLIRPGAVLYARPLHQAGLPAIYQKFLDKCRNRPGGMKEFVRLLLLHREFDTSLVEEALGEAWQKGMFQYDAVRQLLLQRTLPEHRLPQLSLAEDSSVPRIQVKAPDLSQYNRLLQKRSVVH; translated from the coding sequence ATGCTTCAGATGGCTAATTATGAGTTTATCAGGAAACAACACTTTCTGCTAGGGAAGTCGATTCGTCAAATTTCTCGCGAAACTGGCTACTCTCGTCAAGTGATACGAAAAGCCTTGACATCAACGGAAATCCCTGTATATCAGCTTTCAAAACCGAAACCGAAGCCAGTCATTGATTTTGTCAAGCCCATCATCTTGGAATGGCTGCGTCAAGATGAACAAGCTCCCCCGAAGCAGCGTCATACTGCCAAACGTATTTACCAGAGACTCGTTGACGAACATGGATTCACCGGCGGTGAATCTACCGTACGAAGATACGTCCGAGAGTTGCGGGTTTCTCCTCCTAAAGCATTTGTCCCTCTCGATTTCCCGCCAGGGCGATTTGCTCAATTTGACTGGGGTGAGGTTACGGTTCATTTACAAGGGAAACAAGTGAAGGTTCAAGTTTTTTGTATGCGTTGCACATACAGCAGAAAGATTTTCATCAAGACATTTGCTCATCAGAAGCAAGAGGCTCTTCTCCAAGGTCATGTAGATGCTTTTGAATTTTTCGGTGCAGTTCCCCAAGTCATCACATACGACAACCTGACAACAGCCGTTAAGAAGGTATTGGAAGGCAAAAATCGCGAGGAACAAGAGCGATTTATTCAGCTACGTGCGCACTACCTGTTTGAAAGCTATTTCTGTGATCCGGGAAAAGGGCATCAAAAAGGCCAAGTGGAGAACCTCGTACAGTTTGCCCAGAGGCAATTTTTTACACCTGTGCCTAGTGTTTCTTCTCTGGAGGAGCTAAATCAAATCCTCCTCGAAAAATGTATCTCTTACGAGAATACAACCGTTCCCCGGTCTTCGCTAACGGTTGGAGAAGCATTTGTTCAAGAGTTGCCCATTATGCTTCCATTGCCTCCACGGCCATTGGATTGTTTCCGTGTTGTACCCGTGAAAAGCAATACGCTATCCATGATCCACATTGAAAAAAATGCCTATTCCGTCCCGGTTTCCTATGCTTCGACCCAACTTGCTTGCCGGGTGTTTGCTGAAAAAATTGAAGTGTATCACGGAAAAAGCCTGATTGCGACGCATGAGCGGTGCTTGGAAAAGGGAAAGGAGATTTTGCAATACGATCATTATCTGGATTTACTTCTTATTCGCCCAGGAGCAGTTCTTTATGCCAGACCATTGCATCAGGCAGGACTACCTGCCATTTACCAAAAGTTCTTGGACAAGTGCCGTAACCGACCAGGAGGGATGAAGGAGTTCGTTCGACTCTTGCTTTTGCACCGTGAATTCGATACTTCTCTCGTCGAAGAAGCACTGGGGGAGGCCTGGCAAAAAGGGATGTTCCAGTATGATGCCGTAAGGCAATTATTGCTTCAGCGAACGTTGCCAGAACACCGTCTGCCCCAACTCTCGTTGGCGGAGGATAGCTCTGTTCCACGTATTCAGGTAAAGGCCCCAGATCTTAGCCAGTACAATCGTTTGTTACAGAAAAGGAGTGTGGTTCATTGA
- the istB gene encoding IS21-like element helper ATPase IstB encodes MSTSFLLETYAKRLRLPAMKRVYKEIAHDASERQIPYEEFLLALLEQEVQQRDANQIASRIKHAKFPSMKTLDQFEFSAIPSLNKPKLLQLARCEYIEKAENIMFIENSGTGKTHLSIALGKEACHHGYSVQFWTAAKICNELMEAQSQKRILQLERQWLKTDLIILDEVGFVPLSRTGAELLFQFCAARYEKGSMIITSNLEFTEWTQIFKDEQMTSALVDRLTHRAHIFAMNGDSYRFKQSIQRS; translated from the coding sequence TTGAGTACGAGTTTTCTGCTTGAAACCTACGCGAAACGCCTTCGCTTACCTGCGATGAAACGTGTCTATAAGGAAATCGCCCATGATGCTTCTGAACGGCAAATTCCTTACGAGGAGTTCCTCTTGGCACTACTAGAGCAAGAAGTTCAGCAAAGGGATGCTAACCAAATCGCAAGTCGCATCAAGCACGCCAAATTCCCTTCTATGAAAACGCTCGATCAATTTGAATTCTCAGCGATCCCGTCTCTCAATAAGCCCAAATTGCTTCAACTGGCTCGTTGTGAGTACATCGAAAAGGCTGAGAACATCATGTTTATCGAAAACTCTGGCACTGGCAAAACTCATCTCTCCATTGCACTCGGGAAGGAAGCTTGCCATCATGGCTATTCCGTTCAGTTTTGGACTGCCGCTAAAATATGTAACGAGCTTATGGAAGCTCAGTCCCAAAAGCGAATCCTCCAGCTAGAGAGGCAATGGTTGAAAACGGATTTGATTATTTTGGATGAAGTCGGGTTTGTCCCTCTGAGTCGGACCGGGGCGGAGTTATTATTCCAATTTTGTGCGGCCCGCTATGAGAAAGGAAGCATGATCATTACCAGCAATCTGGAATTTACGGAATGGACACAGATTTTCAAAGATGAGCAAATGACGTCAGCCCTGGTTGATCGACTTACCCATCGTGCCCATATCTTTGCAATGAATGGAGACAGTTATCGCTTTAAGCAGAGCATTCAAAGATCGTGA
- a CDS encoding copper amine oxidase N-terminal domain-containing protein, with protein MKKRFTKSTIVLTSLSLVLAAGVFPSYTHAQYDTATLVSTYAYPPVLQELVVEKNGNLSGSVVVDSRFESNVSLLLSDEDGEQRGEIAIWKGGKGKLDAGVTTRAKNGQEKILHPSGQSMYIEVKTLQFTISADALDLPPGTYIAVVRASNTAVIMLDRTKVQYSKEWTFDVPDTREERAFPGELKVGKDGTIQITIKKNAVSARAEWVLVIMGEDDEIVERITINPQNPKLALGSLHLSPGEYTIYLEVIDGRDVLRSETAVLVISETDTAWGAGTGTGGIGGGAGAGGIGGGAGAGAGAGGLGGGTGTGLGTGGIGGGIPGSGGVVNGTFPGQILVSEDGMISIRLEITSAYAKARFTLVIKNAEGKVVKRIPINLKNPTISSRGLSLPEGEYSLVLEMVNGGKRTYSSAISWTVKAKSSSTAVFPIPSGASFPGSIQVKSDGSISITVNWKAAYSQYEWYVVVYDEFGKSLKRVSLDPQNPFFSWKELNLPTGGYSVVIEVVDPVSGDWAVSLPTFLTVNQTKDIVIFIDGELQAFPKAPVEIDGRTLVPLRAIFEALGAKVEWDEATQTVTATKDDNIIQLTIGSKVAYKNGKKINLDVPAQLFNGDTTMVPIRFVSEALGAKVGWDPYSNSVVISNE; from the coding sequence ATGAAAAAGCGCTTTACCAAAAGTACGATCGTCCTCACTTCCCTTTCGCTGGTCCTCGCGGCGGGCGTATTTCCCTCTTATACGCATGCCCAGTACGATACGGCGACACTGGTTTCCACCTACGCGTATCCCCCTGTGCTGCAGGAGTTGGTCGTCGAGAAAAACGGCAATCTATCCGGTTCCGTGGTGGTCGACTCCCGTTTTGAATCGAATGTCTCCCTCCTGCTGAGCGATGAGGACGGAGAACAGCGCGGCGAAATCGCCATCTGGAAGGGCGGCAAAGGGAAACTGGACGCTGGGGTCACGACCAGAGCAAAGAACGGCCAGGAGAAGATTTTGCATCCTTCGGGGCAAAGCATGTACATCGAGGTGAAAACCCTCCAGTTTACGATTTCGGCCGACGCGCTGGATCTGCCGCCGGGCACCTACATCGCGGTCGTCCGAGCGAGCAACACCGCAGTCATTATGCTTGATCGGACCAAGGTGCAATATTCCAAGGAATGGACGTTCGATGTGCCGGATACCCGGGAGGAGAGGGCATTCCCCGGCGAGCTGAAGGTAGGCAAGGACGGCACCATCCAGATTACGATCAAGAAAAACGCCGTGTCGGCCAGAGCCGAATGGGTCTTGGTCATCATGGGTGAGGACGATGAAATCGTAGAGCGCATCACCATCAATCCCCAAAATCCAAAATTGGCGCTGGGCAGTCTCCATCTCTCTCCCGGCGAATATACGATCTATCTGGAAGTAATCGACGGGCGAGACGTGCTTCGCTCCGAAACGGCCGTGCTCGTTATTTCTGAGACAGACACGGCCTGGGGGGCAGGCACTGGCACGGGCGGTATCGGCGGAGGTGCAGGTGCAGGCGGTATCGGCGGAGGCGCCGGGGCTGGCGCAGGTGCAGGTGGCCTCGGTGGAGGCACTGGTACGGGCTTAGGCACTGGAGGCATCGGCGGCGGTATCCCGGGGAGCGGCGGCGTAGTAAACGGGACCTTCCCCGGCCAAATTCTGGTGTCCGAAGACGGCATGATTTCCATTCGACTGGAGATCACCTCCGCCTATGCAAAGGCGAGATTTACGCTCGTCATCAAGAATGCGGAAGGCAAAGTGGTCAAACGCATTCCGATCAACCTGAAAAACCCGACAATTTCCAGCAGAGGCCTCTCCCTGCCGGAGGGCGAATATTCACTGGTGCTGGAAATGGTAAACGGCGGCAAGCGGACGTATTCTTCCGCAATTTCCTGGACCGTCAAGGCAAAAAGCAGCTCGACGGCGGTGTTCCCCATCCCCAGCGGCGCATCGTTTCCCGGCAGCATTCAGGTGAAGAGCGACGGATCCATCAGCATTACAGTGAATTGGAAAGCGGCGTACAGCCAGTACGAGTGGTATGTCGTGGTCTACGATGAATTCGGCAAGTCGCTGAAGCGCGTCTCCCTGGACCCGCAAAATCCGTTCTTCTCGTGGAAGGAACTGAATCTGCCGACGGGGGGCTACTCGGTCGTCATCGAGGTGGTCGATCCGGTAAGCGGCGATTGGGCTGTCTCCCTGCCGACGTTCCTCACGGTGAACCAGACCAAGGACATTGTCATTTTCATCGACGGCGAGCTGCAGGCATTCCCCAAAGCGCCGGTCGAAATCGACGGCCGTACGCTCGTTCCCTTGCGTGCAATCTTTGAAGCCCTCGGGGCAAAGGTAGAGTGGGATGAAGCGACCCAGACCGTCACGGCTACGAAAGACGACAACATCATCCAATTGACGATCGGCTCCAAGGTCGCGTACAAAAACGGAAAGAAGATCAATCTCGACGTGCCGGCACAGCTCTTTAACGGCGATACGACGATGGTGCCGATCCGCTTTGTGAGCGAAGCGCTGGGCGCAAAGGTAGGCTGGGACCCGTATTCCAACTCGGTTGTGATCAGCAACGAGTAA
- a CDS encoding IS256 family transposase: MAQYQITVDSQLLHQLFLGNSQDSGVAKLLESVLNQVLQAQATEQLGAEPYERTDERQAYRNGTYPHQLTTRVGTITLRVPRIRGGKFSTELFARYQRSEQALVLALMEMVVNGVSTRKVAQITEELCGTEFSKSTVSDLCKRLDPIVNAWNNRPLHDSSFPFVIVDALYLKVREEGRVRSRGALIGIGVNADGYREVLGVMLGDSESEASWSEFFGWLKSRGLKGVDLIVSDDHGGLVRAIRRNFQGVTWQRCQTHFMRNILDATPKSLQDEIHSRIRPILEAPDAKTARMLLEKVLEEYETKAPKAMAVLEAGFEDVTAVLALPEKYRKRLRTTNPMERLNEEIRRRERVIRIFPNRESAIRLIGALLMETDEKWASGKKYLDMTEYLEWRQGQSPISSHTKVTRIG, encoded by the coding sequence ATGGCTCAATACCAGATTACCGTAGATTCGCAACTTTTGCATCAGCTTTTTCTCGGCAATTCACAGGATTCGGGAGTGGCCAAGTTGTTGGAATCCGTATTGAACCAAGTCTTGCAGGCACAGGCGACCGAACAGTTGGGGGCGGAACCCTACGAACGGACAGATGAGCGTCAAGCATATCGAAATGGTACATACCCACACCAATTGACTACACGTGTCGGTACGATCACGCTTCGTGTCCCTCGCATTCGCGGCGGGAAGTTCTCCACCGAGTTGTTCGCCCGTTATCAACGCAGCGAACAGGCACTGGTGCTGGCTCTCATGGAGATGGTCGTCAACGGTGTGTCTACCCGTAAGGTGGCCCAGATCACAGAAGAATTGTGCGGTACGGAGTTTTCCAAATCGACCGTGTCCGATCTGTGCAAACGGTTGGATCCTATCGTGAACGCCTGGAACAACCGTCCGCTACACGATTCTTCGTTCCCCTTTGTCATCGTCGATGCCCTGTACCTGAAAGTACGCGAAGAAGGGCGGGTGCGGTCACGGGGCGCTCTCATCGGGATCGGTGTCAATGCCGATGGATACCGGGAGGTATTGGGCGTTATGCTCGGCGACAGCGAGTCGGAGGCCAGCTGGAGCGAATTTTTTGGCTGGCTGAAAAGCCGTGGGCTTAAAGGCGTCGATCTGATTGTGTCGGATGACCATGGAGGGTTGGTTCGAGCCATCCGCAGGAACTTCCAAGGGGTGACCTGGCAGCGATGCCAGACGCACTTCATGCGCAACATTCTTGACGCCACACCCAAATCCTTGCAGGACGAGATTCATAGCCGGATTCGCCCCATTCTGGAGGCACCGGATGCAAAGACGGCACGGATGCTGTTAGAGAAGGTACTGGAGGAGTATGAAACGAAAGCGCCGAAGGCCATGGCTGTCCTGGAAGCAGGCTTCGAAGATGTCACAGCCGTCTTGGCATTACCGGAAAAGTACCGCAAGCGTCTTCGCACCACCAATCCGATGGAGCGGTTGAATGAGGAAATCCGCCGCCGTGAACGCGTGATTCGGATTTTTCCGAATCGAGAGTCTGCCATCCGCTTGATAGGGGCCTTGCTCATGGAAACGGACGAGAAATGGGCTAGCGGCAAAAAGTATTTGGACATGACAGAATATCTTGAATGGCGTCAAGGACAATCCCCAATCTCCTCCCATACCAAAGTCACTCGCATCGGCTAA